One Camelina sativa cultivar DH55 chromosome 3, Cs, whole genome shotgun sequence genomic window carries:
- the LOC104760704 gene encoding omega-hydroxypalmitate O-feruloyl transferase-like: protein MCIQELHFSHLHIPVTINQKFLVHPASPTPANQSPHHSLYLSNLDDIIGARVFTPSVYFYRSTNNRESLVLKRLRDALGEVLVPYYPLSGRLREVENGKLEVFFGEDQGALMVSANSSMALADLGDLTVPNPAWLPLIFRNPEEEAYKILEMPLLIAQVTFFTCGGFSLGIRLCHCICDGFGAMQFLGSWAATAKIGKLITDPEPVWDRETFKPRNPPMVKYPHYEYLPIEERSNLTNSLWDMKPLQKCYRLSKQFQCRVKSTAQAQDSSLVCSTFDAMAAHIWRSWVKALDVKPLDYNLRLTFSVNVRTRLKTLNLRKGFYGNVVCLACAMSSVDSLINDSLAKTTRLVQEARLRVSEDYLRSMVDYVEVNRPKRLEFGGKLTITQWTRFEMYETADFGWGKPVYAGPIDLRPTPQVCVLLPQAGVESANDEQSMVVCLCLPPSAVHNFTRILSLNDCT, encoded by the coding sequence ATGTGCATCCAAGAACTTCATTTCTCTCATCTCCATATCCCTGTCACCATCAACCAGAAATTTCTTGTACATCCAGCAAGTCCAACACCTGCAAATCAATCTCCACACCATAGTCTCTATCTATCAAACCTAGATGATATAATCGGAGCACGAGTTTTCACTCCCTCCGTGTATTTCTATCGATCAACCAATAATCGAGAATCTTTGGTACTGAAACGGCTTCGAGATGCTCTCGGTGAGGTTTTAGTTCCGTATTATCCACTCTCCGGTAGGCTAAGGGAAGTGGAAAATGGCAAACTGGAAGTTTTCTTTGGAGAAGATCAAGGTGCGTTAATGGTCTCGGCGAATTCTTCAATGGCTTTAGCTGATCTTGGAGATCTCACAGTGCCAAATCCAGCCTGGTTACCATTAATCTTTCGAAAtcctgaagaagaagcttacaaGATCCTCGAAATGCCTTTACTTATAGCTCAAGTAACGTTTTTCACATGCGGTGGATTTAGCCTTGGAATAAGACTTTGCCATTGCATCTGTGATGGTTTTGGAGCTATGCAGTTTCTTGGCTCGTGGGCAGCTACTGCGAAAATCGGTAAATTGATCACAGATCCTGAACCGGTTTGGGATAGAGAGACTTTCAAACCAAGAAACCCGCCAATGGTGAAATACCCACATTATGAATATCTTCCAATCGAAGAACGATCAAATTTGACCAACTCTTTGTGGGATATGAAACCACTGCAGAAATGTTACAGGCTAAGCAAACAGTTTCAGTGTCGGGTTAAAAGCACTGCTCAAGCACAGGACTCAAGCTTAGTATGCAGCACGTTTGATGCAATGGCTGCACACATATGGAGATCATGGGTCAAAGCACTTGATGTGAAGCCACTGGATTACAATCTCAGGCTTACGTTTTCGGTCAACGTCAGAACAAgactcaaaaccctaaacttaaGAAAAGGGTTTTACGGCAATGTTGTATGTTTGGCCTGTGCTATGAGCAGTGTTGACAGTCTTATTAACGATTCTTTAGCTAAGACAACACGTTTGGTTCAGGAGGCGAGACTTAGGGTTTCAGAGGATTACTTACGGTCTATGGTGGATTACGTTGAGGTAAATAGGCCAAAGAGGTTAGAGTTTGGTGGGAAGCTAACGATAACGCAGTGGACCCGGTTTGAAATGTATGAGACTGCGGATTTTGGATGGGGTAAACCGGTTTACGCAGGACCAATTGACTTGAGGCCTACGCCGCAGGTTTGTGTGTTGTTGCCTCAAGCAGGAGTTGAGTCGGCTAATGATGAACAAAGCATGGTGGTTTGCCTTTGCTTGCCTCCTTCTGCTGTTCATAATTTCACTCGGATTCTATCTTTAAATGATTGTACATAA
- the LOC104760749 gene encoding 1-aminocyclopropane-1-carboxylate oxidase homolog 4-like, producing MESTDRSTQAKAFDESRTGVKGLADSGITEIPAMFRAHPATLTCLKPPSPPQHLMVPTIDLKGGSVFSKNQQDSKTRQRVVEKIGDAAEKWGFFQVINHGIPVDVLERMIEGTRGFHEQDQEAKTRFYSRDFTRDLYYASNFDLYTSQAASWRDTLGCYMAPNPPRLEDLPVVCGEIMMEYSKQMKNLGEVLFELLSEALGLNPHHLKDMDCAKSQVMFGQYYPPCPQPDLTLGLSKHTDFSFITILLQGKIGGLQVLHDQYWIDVPPVPGALVINIGDLLQLISNDKFISAEHRVIANGSSEPRTSVVCFFSTFMKANARVYGPIKELLSNENPAKYRDFTLTEFSNIFR from the exons aTGGAGTCAACTGACCGTTCAACTCAAGCAAAAGCTTTCGACGAGTCGAGAACCGGCGTGAAAGGCCTTGCGGATTCTGGAATCACAGAGATTCCAGCCATGTTCCGTGCACATCCGGCAACTCTAACATGCCTGAAACCACCATCACCACCGCAGCATCTCATGGTCCCCACCATCGATCTGAAAGGAGGTAGCGTGTTCAGCAAGAATCAACAAGACTCCAAGACACGGCAGAGGGtggtggagaagattggagACGCTGCGGAGAAGTGGGGGTTCTTCCAGGTGATCAATCACGGGATCCCGGTTGATGTGTTGGAGAGGATGATTGAAGGGACTCGAGGGTTTCATGAGCAGGACCAGGAAGCCAAGACACGGTTTTACTCTCGTGATTTCACAAGAGACTTATATTACGCCAGTAATTTCGATCTCTACACTTCCCAGGCCGCGAGCTGGAGAGATACTTTGGGTTGTTATATGGCCCCGAATCCTCCTAGATTGGAGGACTTGCCGGTGGTTTGTGG GGAGATCATGATGGAGTACTCAAAGCAAATGAAGAATTTAGGTGAAGTGCTCTTTGAGCTTCTATCAGAGGCTTTGGGGTTAAACCCTCATCACCTCAAGGACATGGATTGCGCCAAGTCTCAAGTGATGTTCGGCCAATACTACCCACCTTGCCCTCAGCCTGACCTTACTTTAGGCTTAAGCAAGCACACAGATTTTTCGTTTATCACCATTCTTCTCCAGGGCAAGATTGGAGGACTTCAAGTTCTCCATGACCAATACTGGATTGATGTTCCTCCTGTGCCTGGAGCACTTGTCATTAACATTGGAGATCTTCTCCAG CTTATAAGCAATGACAAGTTCATAAGCGCCGAGCATAGGGTCATAGCGAATGGATCTTCTGAACCGCGGACTTCAGTGGTATGTTTCTTCAGCACGTTCATGAAGGCTAATGCTCGAGTGTATGGGCCAATCAAAGAGCTCCTGTCTAATGAAAACCCTGCCAAGTACAGAGACTTCACCCTCACCGAGTTCTCAAACATCTTCAGGTAA
- the LOC104760695 gene encoding autophagy-related protein 18g, whose product MMKKGKGKNSGLLPNSFKIISSCLKTVSANASNVASSVRSAGASVAASISAAEDDKDQVTWAGFGILDLGQHVIRHVLLLGYQNGFQVFDVEDASNFNELVSRRGGPVSFLQMQPLPARSGDHEGFGNSHPLLLVVAGDDTNGIGLGHSFPHNGSSARDGKSDSKAGDAINYPTTVRFYSLKSHSYVYVLRFRSSVCMIRCSSRVVAVGLANQIYCFDALTLENKFSVLTYPVPQPVRQGTTRVNVGYGPMAVGPRWLAYASKSSMSMKTGRLSPQNFTSSPSLSPSSSSGGSSFMARYAMESSKQLANGLINLGDMGYKTLSKYCQDMLPDGSTSPASPNSIWKVGGVSGSDAENAGMVAVKDLVSGAVISQLKAHTSPISALCFDPSGTLLVTASVCGNNINVFQIMPSRSHSALGDLSYEWESSHVHLYKLHRGITSAIVQDICFSQHSQWVAIISSKGTCHIFVLNPSGSDAMFQPCEGEEPARLPASSLPWWFTQSLSNNQQSLPPPPAVTLSVVSRIKYSSFGWLNTVSNAATTAGGKVFVPSGAVAAVFHKSITHDLQQNSRTNSLEHILVYTPSGHVVQHELLPSVCTESPENGSRVQRTSHVQVQEDDLRVKVEPIQWWDVCRRSDWLETEERLPKNIAENQYNLETMSNNLTNHDDACLSVNINSHFGEDNYMKSCSENPPERSHCYLSNFEVKVTSGMLPVWQNSKISFHVMDSPRDSSPTGGEFEIEKVPAHELEIKQKKLLPVFDHFHSTKATLEDRFSMKCYHISASGSHQVNGKICQDIINCHSKPGSVESAGSSEEGSSKQMENLHDSDHMTTSLKSSLPTVNGIYKEIEKNNTNGWIEKSVTAKHRTLGETQIPNGFTTPPIRTDITVNEEMLATGKPPMGFGFSLREEHCKAIADPEEEHLKKKLDEVTNGHHLIVNYNTDKLQEYEVVYGMNSFCR is encoded by the exons atgaTGAAGAAGGGGAAAGGGAAGAACAGTGGTTTGTTACCCAATTCCTTTAAAATTATCTCTTCTTGCCTCAAAACTGTATCCGCCAACGCCTCCAACGTTGCTTCTTCTGTTCGTTCCGCCGGTGCCTCCGTTGCTGCTTCTATTTCCGCTGCTGAAGACGATAAAGATCAG GTGACATGGGCTGGCTTTGGCATTCTTGATCTTGGTCAACATGTCATCAGACATGTTCTCTTACTCGGTTATCAGAATGGCTTTCAAGTCTTTGATGTTGAGGATGCCTCTAATTTTAATGAACTTGTCTCTAGACGAGGTGGTCCTGTTTCATTCTTACAGATGCAGCCCTTACCTGCCAGGTCTGGTGATCATGAGGGTTTTGGGAACTCACATCCACTTTTACTTGTTGTTGCTGGAGATGACACAAATGGTATTGGTTTGGGTCACTCTTTTCCCCACAATGGTTCATCAGCAAGAGATGGTAAATCAGACTCTAAAGCCGGGGATGCCATCAACTATCCAACCACTGTTCGCTTTTACTCCCTTAAGTCCCACAGTTATGTATATGTCCTGAGATTTCGCTCATCTGTTTGCATGATTAGATGCAGCTCCCGAGTAGTCGCTGTTGGCCTTGCCAATCAA ATATATTGCTTTGACGCACTTACTCTGGAAAATAAGTTCAGTGTTCTTACCTATCCTGTTCCTCAGCCAGTGAGACAAGGGACAACCAGGGTGAATGTTGGCTATGGTCCCATGGCTGTAGGTCCAAGGTGGCTTGCATATGCGTCCAAAAGTTCCATGTCAATGAAAACAGGGCGCCTAAGCCCACAGAATTTTACTTCTTCACCTAGTCTCAGCCCAAGTTCATCATCAGGTGGAAGTAGTTTCATGGCCCGTTATGCCATGGAGTCTAGCAAGCAGTTAGCCAATGGATTAATCAACCTGGGCGACATGGGATACAAAACATTGTCAAAATACTGCCAAGATATGCTCCCTGATGGATCTACTTCTCCAGCATCACCAAATTCAATCTGGAAAGTTGGTGGAGTCTCTGGATCAGATGCAGAAAATGCTGGCATG GTTGCTGTTAAAGATCTTGTTTCCGGAGCTGTAATATCACAGTTAAAGGCTCATACGAGTCCTATCTCAGCACTTTGTTTTGATCCTAGTGGAACTTTGTTGGTTACTGCATCAGTGTGTGGGAACAATATCAATGTCTTTCAGATCATGCCGTCTCGTTCACATAGTGCACTTGGTGACCTAAGTTATGAGTGGGAATCTTCTCATGTGCATCTCTACAAGCTGCATAGAGGGATCACTTCTGCT ATCGTCCAGGACATTTGCTTTAGTCAGCACAGTCAATGGGTGGCTATTATTTCATCCAAGGGTACTtgccatatttttgttttgaacccGTCTGGCAGCGACGCAATGTTTCAACCTTGCGAGGGTGAGGAGCCTGCCCGACTTCCAGCTTCATCCTTGCCATGGTGGTTCACTCAATCGTTGTCAAATAATCAGCAGTCTTTACCGCCACCACCGGCTGTTACCCTTTCTGTTGTAAGCAGAATCAAGTATAGCAGTTTTGGGTGGCTTAACACAGTAAGCAATGCTGCTACCACTGCAGGTGGAAAAGTTTTTGTACCGTCGGGTGCTGTGGCTGCTGTTTTTCATAAATCCATCACTCATGACCTTCAACAGAACTCCCGGACTAACTCATTGGAGCATATCTTAGTCTATACTCCATCAGGCCATGTGGTGCAGCATGAACTTCTACCATCTGTTTGCACAGAATCACCTGAAAATGGTTCGAGAGTGCAAAGAACATCACATGTTCAAGTTCAggaggatgacttgagggtcaAAGTTGAACCTATTCAGTGGTGGGATGTATGTAGAAGGTCTGACTGGCTGGAGACAGAGGAACGACTTCCCAAAAATATTGCTGAAAACCAATATAATTTGGAGACAATGTCAAATAACTTGACAAACCATGATGATGCATGTCTTTCCGTCAACATCAACAGCCATTTTGGTGAAGATAACTATATGAAAAGTTGTTCTGAGAATCCCCCAGAAAGATCACATTGCTATCTTTCAAACTTTGAGGTAAAGGTTACCTCAGGGATGCTACCAGTGTGGCAAAATTCAAAG ATTTCTTTTCATGTTATGGATTCTCCAAGAGATAGTAGTCCCACTGGTGGAGAGTTTGAGATAGAAAAGGTTCCAGCCCAtgaacttgaaataaaacagaaaaagctGCTGCCAGTTTTTGACCATTTCCACAGCACCAAAGCAACATTGGAAGACAG GTTTTCTATGAAATGCTATCACATATCCGCATCGGGATCGCATCAAGTTAACGGAAAAATATGTCAAGATATTATCAACTGTCACTCTAAGCCTGGATCAGTTGAGTCCGCCGGAAGCTCTGAAGAGg GTTCATCAAAACAGATGGAGAATCTCCATGATTCGGATCACATGACCACCTCACTCAAGTCTTCTTTACCAACAGTAAATGGGATCTACAAGGAAATAGAGAAGAACAACACAAATGGATGGATTGAGAAATCTGTAACAGCCAAACACCGTACACTCGGCGAAACCCAGATCCCAAATGGTTTTACCACACCACCTATTCGCACCGATATTACTGTCAATGAAGAGATGCTTGCTACAGGAAAACCTCCTATGGGCTTTGGTTTTTCTTTGCGTGAGGAGCACTGTAAAGCAATAGCAGATCCTGAAGAAGAACACCTGAAAAAGAAGCTAGATGAAGTTACTAATGGTCATCATCTAATTGTCAACTACAACACAGATAAACTACAAGAATATGAAGTGGTATATGGTATGAATTCCTTCTGTAGGTGA